One Halorientalis litorea DNA segment encodes these proteins:
- a CDS encoding beta-ketoacyl-ACP reductase, translated as MLEDQTCVVTGSSRGIGRGIAEELGSYGADVVVNYRSSEAAAHETVEAIEDGGGNAIAIQGDVAEYEEVEAMCDQVHDTFGRVDVLVNNAGITIDKKFENMTRDDWQTVVEVNLGGVFNCTHCLFDDIKKSSDGRLINISSVVGQQGNYGQANYATTKSGLFGFTRTLALELASTGSTANCVAPGFVETDMLEEVPERVQQKILDRIPLNRFATVDDVAGIVRFLAGPDSSYMTGQILAVNGGMEW; from the coding sequence ATGCTGGAAGACCAGACCTGCGTCGTCACCGGGAGTTCACGCGGTATCGGACGGGGTATCGCGGAGGAACTCGGGAGTTACGGGGCCGACGTGGTCGTCAACTACCGGTCCTCGGAGGCCGCGGCACACGAGACAGTCGAGGCGATCGAGGACGGCGGCGGGAACGCGATTGCCATCCAAGGGGACGTCGCCGAGTACGAGGAAGTCGAGGCGATGTGTGACCAGGTACACGACACCTTCGGTCGGGTGGACGTGTTGGTGAACAACGCCGGCATCACCATCGACAAGAAGTTCGAGAACATGACCAGAGACGACTGGCAGACAGTCGTCGAGGTGAACCTCGGCGGCGTCTTCAACTGCACCCACTGCCTGTTCGACGACATCAAGAAATCGAGCGACGGCCGGCTCATCAACATCTCCTCGGTAGTGGGCCAGCAGGGGAACTACGGGCAGGCCAACTACGCGACGACGAAGTCGGGGCTGTTCGGATTCACTCGGACGCTCGCGCTGGAACTGGCCAGCACGGGGTCGACAGCCAACTGCGTCGCGCCGGGGTTCGTCGAGACGGACATGCTCGAGGAAGTGCCCGAACGCGTCCAGCAGAAGATACTCGACCGCATCCCCCTCAACCGCTTCGCCACCGTCGACGACGTCGCCGGCATCGTCCGCTTCCTCGCCGGCCCCGACTCCAGTTACATGACCGGCCAGATTCTCGCCGTCAACGGCGGCATGGAGTGGTGA
- the phaC gene encoding class III poly(R)-hydroxyalkanoic acid synthase subunit PhaC, whose protein sequence is MMNPLKAALDVQRKSIEAMTESVEKAEVAPERAGPLAKIDVGQTPSEVVYTENKLELLHYKPEEAGIEVPEEEQSDVPILVVYALINKPYILDLQPERSVVRRLLEAGHDVYLIDWNEPSQLDQFLTLDDYVNRYMDNCVDEVRERSGTDEINVLGYCMGGTKSAMYAALHPEKINALALMAAGLYFEDTGGVLEEWGSDEYYDPEDVTEAFGNVPSTMLDVGFALMDPVDNYVSKYVRLYDNLEDEDFVENFARMERWLGEGIDLAGETYEQFLTDVYQDNKLYENELELDGQHVDVTNIDMPLLQITGEYDHLIPSAASIPFNDVVGTDDIETIEYPTGHIGLSVSGSSHADVWPRVAEWFHEQGADDESEDDATEIEIEDESDETETTDDAADATDEQAGPDVETVTGIGPTYAERLHAAGIETTADLAAADAATVADAAEVSESRAQDWLDQVA, encoded by the coding sequence ATGATGAACCCCCTGAAAGCGGCCCTCGATGTCCAGCGCAAGAGCATCGAGGCGATGACCGAGAGTGTCGAAAAGGCCGAAGTCGCGCCCGAGCGAGCGGGGCCGCTCGCCAAAATCGACGTGGGCCAGACCCCAAGCGAAGTCGTCTACACCGAGAACAAACTGGAGCTACTCCACTACAAACCCGAGGAGGCGGGCATCGAGGTCCCCGAAGAAGAGCAGAGCGACGTGCCCATCCTCGTGGTGTACGCGCTCATCAACAAGCCGTACATCCTCGACTTACAGCCCGAGCGGTCCGTCGTCCGGCGTCTGCTCGAAGCGGGCCACGACGTGTACCTCATCGACTGGAACGAGCCGTCCCAGCTTGACCAGTTCCTCACCCTCGACGACTACGTCAACCGGTACATGGACAACTGCGTCGACGAGGTGCGCGAGCGGTCGGGGACGGACGAAATCAACGTCCTCGGCTACTGCATGGGCGGCACGAAGTCCGCGATGTACGCCGCGCTCCACCCCGAGAAAATCAACGCCTTGGCACTGATGGCCGCAGGCCTCTACTTCGAGGACACCGGCGGCGTCCTCGAAGAATGGGGAAGCGACGAGTACTACGACCCCGAGGACGTGACCGAAGCGTTCGGGAACGTCCCCTCGACGATGCTCGACGTGGGCTTTGCCCTGATGGACCCCGTCGACAACTACGTCTCGAAGTACGTCCGCCTCTACGACAACCTCGAAGACGAGGATTTCGTCGAGAACTTCGCCCGGATGGAGCGGTGGCTGGGTGAGGGCATCGACCTCGCCGGAGAGACCTACGAGCAGTTCCTGACCGACGTGTATCAGGACAACAAACTCTACGAGAACGAACTCGAACTCGACGGCCAGCACGTCGACGTGACGAACATCGACATGCCGCTGCTCCAGATAACCGGCGAGTACGACCACCTCATCCCCTCCGCCGCCTCCATCCCGTTCAACGACGTGGTGGGGACCGACGACATCGAGACTATCGAGTACCCGACCGGCCACATCGGCCTCTCCGTCTCGGGCAGTTCCCACGCCGACGTGTGGCCCCGCGTCGCGGAGTGGTTCCACGAACAGGGTGCCGACGACGAGTCCGAAGACGACGCCACCGAAATCGAAATCGAGGACGAGAGCGACGAAACCGAGACGACGGACGACGCCGCGGACGCGACCGACGAACAGGCCGGACCGGACGTCGAGACGGTCACCGGCATCGGCCCGACCTACGCCGAGCGGTTGCACGCGGCCGGCATCGAGACGACGGCCGACCTCGCCGCCGCGGACGCCGCAACCGTCGCCGACGCCGCCGAGGTGTCGGAATCACGAGCACAGGACTGGCTCGACCAAGTCGCCTGA
- a CDS encoding poly(R)-hydroxyalkanoic acid synthase subunit PhaE, producing the protein MSDTSNNPMDDWNEMLQDMNDAVADSVEQNMKAQAAFMESWADAVEESVPEQNELAEGFEGYNRAYEVWMDAADKMFERSTDAAQGEDVEPAEIRDIWLQSANEAFKEVMGTSAFAAANGQLVEAMMDMQSEADEVTQDTIQQMGMPTRDDVMEVGERLLELERRQHDVEQKLDRILEQL; encoded by the coding sequence ATGAGCGATACATCCAACAACCCGATGGACGACTGGAACGAGATGCTACAGGACATGAACGACGCGGTGGCCGACTCCGTCGAGCAGAACATGAAGGCACAGGCGGCGTTCATGGAATCGTGGGCCGACGCCGTCGAGGAATCGGTCCCCGAACAGAACGAACTCGCCGAGGGGTTCGAGGGATACAACCGCGCCTACGAAGTGTGGATGGACGCGGCGGACAAGATGTTCGAGCGCTCGACCGACGCCGCACAGGGTGAGGACGTCGAGCCGGCCGAAATCCGGGACATCTGGCTCCAGTCGGCCAACGAGGCGTTCAAGGAAGTGATGGGGACTTCGGCGTTCGCGGCGGCCAACGGGCAGTTGGTCGAGGCCATGATGGACATGCAGAGCGAGGCCGACGAGGTGACACAGGACACCATCCAACAGATGGGCATGCCCACACGCGACGACGTGATGGAGGTCGGCGAGCGACTGCTCGAACTCGAGCGGCGACAACACGACGTCGAGCAGAAACTCGACCGGATACTCGAGCAACTATGA